The Xanthomonas indica genome has a segment encoding these proteins:
- the trpA gene encoding tryptophan synthase subunit alpha — protein MNRLADTFARLDSQRRKALIPFLTAGDPSLEATVPAMHALVEAGADVIELGVPFSDPMADGPTIQRSSERALARGAGLRYVLETVSAFRRDDATTPVVLMGYLNPVEIHGTARFAEEAVAAGVDGVLLVDLPPEESAETLAIFADAGLDLIVLASPTTSDARIALLCDAARGYLYYVSFAGVTGADRLDTRAAGDRLRQLRACCPVPVVAGFGIKDAASAKAMATDADGVVVGSALVAALAEAASPQAAREAALAFLVPLRQALDAG, from the coding sequence ATGAACCGCCTCGCCGATACCTTTGCCCGACTCGATTCCCAACGCCGCAAGGCCCTGATTCCCTTCCTCACCGCCGGCGATCCGTCGCTGGAGGCGACCGTGCCGGCGATGCATGCGCTGGTCGAGGCCGGCGCCGACGTGATCGAACTGGGCGTGCCGTTCTCCGACCCGATGGCCGACGGCCCGACCATCCAGCGCAGTTCCGAGCGCGCGCTGGCGCGCGGCGCCGGCCTGCGCTACGTGCTGGAGACGGTCAGTGCGTTCCGCCGCGACGACGCGACCACGCCGGTGGTGCTGATGGGCTACCTCAACCCGGTGGAGATCCACGGCACGGCGCGCTTTGCCGAAGAAGCGGTGGCGGCCGGCGTGGATGGCGTGCTGCTGGTCGACCTGCCGCCGGAGGAATCGGCCGAGACCCTGGCGATCTTCGCCGACGCGGGATTGGACCTGATCGTGCTGGCTTCGCCGACCACCAGCGATGCGCGCATCGCCCTGTTGTGCGATGCGGCGCGTGGCTACCTGTACTACGTCAGCTTCGCCGGCGTGACCGGTGCCGACCGGCTGGATACCCGCGCCGCTGGCGATCGCCTGCGCCAGTTGCGCGCGTGCTGCCCGGTGCCGGTGGTGGCCGGCTTCGGCATCAAGGATGCGGCCAGCGCCAAGGCCATGGCCACCGATGCCGACGGCGTGGTGGTGGGCAGCGCGCTGGTCGCGGCGCTGGCCGAGGCCGCCAGCCCGCAGGCCGCGCGCGAGGCGGCCCTGGCGTTCCTGGTGCCGCTGCGGCAGGCGCTGGACGCCGGCTGA
- the trpB gene encoding tryptophan synthase subunit beta: MSSVPVSDFHAYPDAAGHFGRYGGRFVAETLIGPLQELAAAYDAARQDPAFIAAYDKDLTHYVGRPSPIYHAERLSREVGGAQILLKREDLNHTGAHKINNTIGQALLASRMGKTRIIAETGAGQHGVASATVAARLGLECVVYMGATDIERQKINVYRMKLLGATVVPVHSGSATLKDALNEAMRDWVTNVQDTFYIIGTVAGPDPYPRMVRDFNAIVGREAREQMLRDYGRLPDAISACVGGGSNAIGLFHAFLNDASVKIYGAEAAGDGIGSGRHAASIAAGRPGVLHGNRTYVICDDDGQIIETHSVSAGLDYPGVGPEHAFLADSGRAVYQGITDDEALAAFHLLAHTEGILAALESSHAVAQSIKLARELPKDALVLCNLSGRGDKDVHTIAAREGLTL; encoded by the coding sequence ATGTCCTCTGTTCCCGTCAGCGACTTCCATGCCTATCCCGACGCCGCCGGCCATTTCGGCCGCTACGGCGGCCGCTTCGTCGCCGAGACCCTGATCGGCCCGTTGCAGGAACTGGCCGCCGCCTACGACGCCGCGCGCCAGGATCCGGCCTTCATCGCCGCCTACGACAAGGACCTGACCCACTACGTCGGCCGGCCCAGCCCGATCTACCACGCCGAGCGGCTCAGCCGCGAAGTCGGCGGCGCGCAGATCCTGCTCAAGCGCGAGGACCTGAACCACACTGGCGCGCACAAGATCAACAACACCATCGGCCAGGCGCTGCTGGCCAGCCGCATGGGCAAGACCCGCATCATCGCCGAGACCGGCGCCGGCCAGCACGGCGTGGCCAGCGCCACCGTGGCCGCGCGGCTGGGCCTGGAGTGCGTGGTGTACATGGGCGCCACCGACATCGAGCGGCAGAAGATCAACGTCTACCGGATGAAGCTGCTCGGCGCCACGGTGGTGCCGGTGCACTCCGGCTCGGCCACGCTCAAGGACGCGCTCAACGAGGCCATGCGCGACTGGGTGACCAACGTGCAGGACACCTTCTACATCATCGGCACCGTCGCCGGCCCCGATCCGTATCCGCGCATGGTGCGCGACTTCAACGCCATCGTCGGCCGCGAGGCGCGCGAGCAGATGCTGCGCGACTACGGCCGCCTGCCGGATGCGATCAGCGCCTGCGTCGGCGGCGGCAGCAACGCCATCGGCCTGTTCCATGCCTTCCTCAACGACGCCTCGGTGAAGATCTACGGCGCCGAGGCCGCCGGCGACGGCATCGGCAGCGGCCGCCACGCCGCCTCGATCGCCGCCGGCCGTCCCGGCGTGCTGCACGGCAACCGCACCTATGTGATCTGCGACGACGACGGGCAGATCATCGAAACCCATTCGGTGTCCGCCGGCCTGGACTACCCGGGCGTGGGGCCGGAGCACGCGTTCCTGGCCGACAGCGGCCGCGCCGTCTACCAGGGCATCACCGACGACGAGGCGCTGGCCGCGTTCCACCTGCTGGCGCATACCGAGGGCATCCTCGCCGCGCTGGAGTCCAGCCACGCCGTGGCGCAGTCGATCAAGCTGGCGCGCGAACTGCCCAAGGACGCGCTGGTGCTGTGCAACCTGTCCGGCCGCGGCGACAAGGACGTGCACACCATCGCCGCGCGTGAAGGGCTGACGCTGTAA
- a CDS encoding 2-oxoglutarate and iron-dependent oxygenase domain-containing protein, whose product MTARIPTLDITRFDTDREAFVAELGAAYREWGFAGIRNHGIAQAQIDAAYDVFKAFFALPEETKRTYHLPGSGGARGYTAFGVETAKDSKHFDLKEFWHIGREIADDSPYRAVMPPNLWPSEVPGFRAHGYGLYQALDQLGARVLSALALHIGLPEHYFVDKTDSGNSILRPIHYPPITADDIPNVRAGAHEDINLITLLVGASAAGLEVKSKQGEWVPFTSDADTIVVNIGDMLQRLTNHVYPSTTHRVVNPPGEQARQPRYSVPFFLHPNPDFVIDVLPSCVSADNPSRYPEPITAQGYLEERLREIKLK is encoded by the coding sequence ATGACTGCGCGCATTCCCACCCTCGACATCACCCGTTTCGACACCGACCGCGAGGCGTTCGTCGCCGAGCTGGGCGCGGCCTACCGCGAGTGGGGCTTCGCCGGCATCCGCAACCACGGCATCGCCCAGGCGCAGATCGACGCCGCCTACGACGTGTTCAAGGCGTTCTTCGCCCTGCCCGAGGAGACCAAGCGCACCTACCACCTGCCGGGCAGCGGCGGTGCGCGCGGCTATACCGCCTTCGGCGTGGAGACCGCCAAGGACTCCAAGCACTTCGACCTGAAGGAGTTCTGGCACATCGGCCGCGAGATCGCCGACGACTCCCCGTACCGCGCCGTGATGCCGCCGAACCTGTGGCCGAGCGAAGTGCCCGGCTTCCGCGCACATGGCTACGGCCTGTACCAGGCGCTGGACCAGCTCGGCGCGCGCGTGCTGTCGGCGCTGGCCCTGCACATCGGCCTGCCCGAGCACTACTTCGTCGACAAGACCGATTCGGGCAATTCGATCCTGCGCCCGATCCACTACCCGCCGATCACCGCCGACGACATCCCCAACGTGCGCGCCGGCGCCCACGAGGACATCAACCTGATCACCCTGCTGGTCGGCGCCAGCGCCGCCGGCCTGGAAGTGAAGTCCAAGCAGGGCGAGTGGGTGCCGTTCACCTCCGACGCCGACACCATCGTGGTCAACATCGGCGACATGCTGCAGCGCCTGACCAACCACGTGTATCCCTCGACCACCCACCGCGTGGTCAACCCGCCGGGCGAGCAGGCGCGCCAGCCGCGCTACTCGGTGCCGTTCTTCCTGCACCCGAACCCGGATTTCGTGATCGACGTGCTGCCGTCCTGCGTCAGCGCCGACAACCCCAGCCGCTATCCCGAGCCGATCACCGCGCAGGGCTATCTGGAAGAGCGCTTGCGCGAGATCAAGCTGAAGTAA
- a CDS encoding methylamine utilization protein: MAALPAAATPVTVLVADAAGPLADAVVSLQPTAPARPPAPASATATMDQVNSQFVPAVLAVQAGSWVRFPNSDQIRHQVYSFSPAKRFELPLYQGSTAKPVRFEQAGLVTVGCNIHDWMVGYVVVLDTPYFAVTGADAQVRLEVPPGAYELRVWHPRLSGAGYAQPLQVARAPLRQAVQLATHGPAPVVPEDPRIRALQDKFRGSQTAPTR, from the coding sequence ATGGCGGCGTTGCCGGCCGCGGCCACCCCGGTCACGGTGCTGGTGGCCGACGCCGCCGGTCCGCTGGCCGATGCCGTGGTCAGCCTGCAACCGACCGCGCCGGCGCGCCCGCCCGCGCCGGCCTCGGCGACGGCGACGATGGACCAGGTCAACTCGCAGTTCGTGCCTGCGGTGCTGGCGGTGCAGGCCGGCAGCTGGGTGCGCTTTCCCAACAGCGACCAGATCCGCCACCAGGTCTATTCCTTCTCGCCGGCCAAGCGCTTCGAACTGCCGCTGTACCAGGGCAGTACCGCCAAGCCGGTGCGCTTCGAGCAGGCGGGCCTGGTCACGGTGGGCTGCAACATCCACGACTGGATGGTCGGCTACGTGGTGGTGCTGGACACCCCGTACTTCGCGGTGACCGGCGCCGACGCGCAGGTGCGGCTGGAGGTGCCGCCCGGCGCCTACGAACTGCGGGTGTGGCATCCGCGCCTGAGCGGCGCCGGCTACGCGCAGCCCCTGCAGGTGGCGCGCGCGCCGCTGCGCCAGGCGGTGCAGTTGGCCACGCACGGACCGGCGCCGGTCGTCCCGGAAGATCCGCGCATCCGCGCGCTGCAGGACAAGTTCCGCGGCAGCCAGACGGCGCCGACCCGATGA
- the accD gene encoding acetyl-CoA carboxylase, carboxyltransferase subunit beta, translated as MSWLSKLMPSGIRTDSTPSKKRSVPEGLWEKCPNCSAVLYRPELEENLEVCPKCGHHMAIRARARLAALFDADTAPTEIGARLGPTDALKFKDQKKYGERIKASQKSTGEYDALVAMHGLLKGQPLVAASFDFAFMGGSMGSVVGERFALAAETALKIGAPFVCFSASGGARMQEGLFSLMQMAKTSAALGRLREAGLPYVSVLTHPTTGGVSASFAMLGDINIAEPYALIGFAGPRVIEQTVRETLPEGFQRSEFLLEHGAIDQICDRRELRDRLSDLLAMMMRQPAPAKSEAA; from the coding sequence ATGAGTTGGCTCAGCAAATTGATGCCTTCGGGCATTCGCACCGACAGCACGCCCAGCAAGAAGCGCAGCGTTCCCGAAGGCTTGTGGGAGAAGTGCCCCAATTGCAGCGCCGTGCTGTACCGGCCGGAGCTGGAGGAGAACCTGGAGGTGTGCCCGAAGTGCGGCCACCACATGGCGATCCGCGCGCGCGCGCGCCTGGCCGCGCTGTTCGACGCCGACACCGCGCCGACCGAGATCGGTGCGCGCCTGGGCCCGACCGACGCGCTGAAGTTCAAGGACCAGAAGAAGTACGGCGAGCGCATCAAGGCCTCGCAGAAGAGCACCGGCGAATACGACGCGCTGGTGGCGATGCACGGCCTGCTCAAGGGCCAGCCGCTGGTCGCGGCCTCGTTCGATTTCGCCTTCATGGGCGGCTCGATGGGCTCGGTGGTCGGTGAGCGTTTCGCCCTGGCCGCCGAGACCGCGCTGAAGATCGGCGCGCCGTTCGTGTGCTTCTCCGCCAGCGGCGGCGCGCGCATGCAGGAGGGCCTGTTCTCGCTGATGCAGATGGCCAAGACCTCGGCCGCGCTCGGCCGCCTGCGCGAGGCCGGCCTGCCGTACGTGTCGGTGCTGACCCATCCCACCACCGGCGGCGTCTCGGCCAGCTTCGCCATGCTCGGCGACATCAACATCGCCGAGCCATACGCGCTGATCGGCTTCGCCGGCCCGCGCGTGATCGAGCAGACCGTGCGCGAGACCTTGCCGGAAGGCTTCCAGCGCTCGGAGTTCCTGCTCGAGCACGGCGCCATCGACCAGATCTGCGACCGCCGCGAACTGCGCGACCGCCTGTCCGACCTACTGGCGATGATGATGCGCCAGCCGGCCCCGGCGAAGAGCGAGGCGGCATGA
- the glmM gene encoding phosphoglucosamine mutase yields the protein MSQRKYFGTDGIRGRVGQGAISADFVMRLGNALGRVLVAGGTARPTVVIGKDTRISGYMFESALEAGLVAAGANVQLLGPMPTPAVAFLTRTLGADAGIVISASHNPHYDNGIKFFSAHGEKLDDATEQAIEAALDAPFATVESERLGKAMRAREAIGRYIEFCKASVPRGFDLRGLKLVLDCAHGATYHIAPLLFRELGAEVIAIGAAPDGLNINAGVGSMHIDNLAANVREHGAHLGIAFDGDGDRVLMADDQGNPVDGDGLLYVLACGWQASGRLHGPVVGTLMTNYGLERALAALQVPFLRAKVGDRYVHQALVEHGGVLGGEASGHMLCLDRATTGDAIVSALQVLEVLKRSRQTLRQALAGLQTVPQQTINVRLQPGVRPLEADAVKTALAAAQAAVQGRGRAFLRASGTEPVVRVTVEADDAALMRQTLDALAEAVRDAA from the coding sequence ATGAGCCAACGCAAATACTTCGGCACCGACGGCATCCGTGGCCGGGTCGGGCAGGGGGCGATTTCCGCCGATTTCGTGATGCGCCTGGGCAATGCGCTGGGCCGCGTGCTGGTCGCCGGCGGCACCGCGCGGCCCACCGTGGTGATCGGCAAGGACACGCGCATCTCCGGCTACATGTTCGAGTCGGCGCTGGAGGCCGGGCTGGTGGCGGCCGGCGCCAACGTGCAGTTGCTCGGGCCGATGCCGACCCCGGCGGTGGCGTTCCTCACGCGCACCCTCGGCGCCGACGCCGGCATCGTCATCAGCGCCTCGCACAACCCGCACTACGACAACGGCATCAAGTTCTTTTCCGCCCACGGCGAGAAGCTCGACGACGCCACCGAGCAGGCGATCGAGGCCGCGCTGGACGCGCCGTTCGCCACCGTCGAATCCGAGCGGCTGGGCAAGGCGATGCGCGCGCGCGAGGCGATCGGCCGCTACATCGAGTTCTGCAAGGCCAGCGTGCCGCGCGGCTTCGACCTGCGTGGACTCAAATTGGTGCTGGACTGCGCGCACGGCGCGACCTACCACATCGCACCGCTGCTGTTCCGCGAGCTGGGCGCGGAGGTGATCGCGATCGGCGCGGCGCCGGACGGGCTCAACATCAATGCCGGCGTCGGCTCGATGCACATCGACAACCTCGCCGCCAACGTGCGCGAGCACGGCGCGCACCTGGGCATCGCCTTCGACGGCGACGGCGACCGCGTGCTGATGGCCGACGACCAGGGCAACCCGGTCGACGGCGACGGCCTGCTGTACGTGCTGGCCTGCGGCTGGCAGGCCAGCGGCCGCCTGCATGGGCCGGTGGTCGGCACGCTGATGACCAACTATGGCCTGGAGCGGGCGCTGGCCGCGTTGCAGGTGCCGTTCCTGCGCGCCAAGGTCGGCGACCGCTACGTGCACCAGGCGCTGGTCGAACACGGCGGCGTGCTCGGCGGCGAGGCCTCCGGGCACATGCTGTGCCTGGACCGCGCCACCACCGGCGATGCCATCGTCAGCGCGCTGCAGGTGCTGGAAGTGCTCAAGCGTTCGCGGCAGACCCTGCGCCAGGCGCTGGCCGGCCTGCAGACGGTGCCGCAGCAGACGATCAACGTGCGCCTGCAGCCGGGCGTGCGCCCACTCGAGGCCGACGCCGTGAAGACCGCGCTGGCCGCGGCGCAGGCGGCGGTGCAGGGGCGCGGGCGCGCCTTCCTGCGCGCCTCCGGCACCGAACCGGTGGTGCGGGTCACGGTCGAGGCCGACGATGCCGCGCTGATGCGGCAGACCCTGGACGCGCTGGCCGAGGCGGTCCGTGACGCGGCGTGA